The sequence AGTCTGGCCACGGGCGGCGGGACGCTGCTGAGTGTCTGTGTCGGGCTCGCGTTGCTGGCGTCGAGCGAACGCCGACGCGGCGGGCTGGTGCTCGGCCTCGGCGCCGGGAGTCACCTGCTCGCGGACAGCCTCCTCCTGACGCCGACCGGCCGCTCGGTGCAGCTCCTCTGGCCGCTGTCGCAGTACCGCGTCCCGAGTCCGGGGCTGTATCTCAGCACGCAGTCCGAGCCGATGTTGCTCGCGGGTGGCGTCGCCGCGCTCGTCTGGGTGCTCGATCGGTGTTGGTTCGGCGGCGCGGATCCCGCCGGCGCACGCGACCACCCCTAGATACGTATAGCGCTCGGAACTACGGGGCCGTGGATGAGCCTCGCCCTGACTCACTTCGCATTCGGTGCCCTGTCCGTAACCCTCCTGCTAGCGTACCTGCCCGTGCGGACCCGGTATCTCCTCCCGCTGTCGATCGCCAGCGGCGTGTGGGCCATGATGCCGGACTTCTGGCGCGTCGTCCCGCTCTACGAGACGGCGTTCCGACAGCTCGGCTCCTCGGCGTTCGGGAACGTCTTCTGGTTGCATCCGCTCTTCGACCGCGCCGACGCCGGGGACTCCTATCGCCTCGCTGCCGCCGTCGTCGGCGTGTACTTCCTCGTGGCGGTCATTCACGCCGAGCGCTGTCGGGACGGGCCGACGTTCGAGAGCGACTGGGATGGGTTTCGGGGACGATAGTGAGCGGATGGGCGGCGTCCGTCCGCACGATCGATGGCGGCGCGTGCCTCGTCACCAGCGATGGGAGAAGATTTACCTATGAACTCGATCAATAGTATGAGAAATCGAATCCGTGTGACGCATCCAAACTGACTGAAGAGGAATTATCGGACTTTGAGACGCTATACAAAGGAGAAGTCGAGTACCTTGATAGACATATTGGAGACATAATTGACTGGGTTGATCAGAATATAGGGTTCGAGAATACTGTCCTGGCCCTCTTTTCAGATCATGGTGAGTCGCTAGGAGAGCACGGGAAACTGCGTCACGGTGACCAATTTCACAGCGGAGTCACCCATGTCCCATGCATAATCAAGGGGCTGAATGAACAAGGCAACATCCATACCCCCGTCTCTGGCATCGATCTCATGCCAACTTTCCTTGATTACGCAGACATTACTATCCCCGATTCATGTAGAGGACAATCAATTAGAAAATATCTCTCAGAAAGTGATCAGTCTAGATACGTCTACACACAGTCAGGTAAATCAGACGATGGCCGTGTGATGATAACTGATGGAACGTGGCAACTTGTCCACGACATCTCGTCTAATGAGCGGACTTATTTCAAACGGACTGGTGACTCAAGCGAACATATTGAGGAAGAAACTGTACCGAGCAAGGATCTAGAGAAGTTACAAACGAATTTAGAGGATCATATGGAATCGTTCGAAGAGTCTGCACAGAAGAACGCCTCAAGAGAGGAAGCAGGAATTTCCAAAGATGTTGAGGAACGACTGCAGGATCTTGGTTATAAAGAGGTATGAACTGCAGCCATAGGTGGCACTGTGTTACTCCCACGGGACCGGCTCGCCATCAATAGTCAAGTCACGCTTTCAGAGATTACCAGAGACAGCATCCACGAATGCGGCCCCCAACTCCGACTGACCGAGCAGGATTCCCTAGCCCTGTCATCGGTGCACTGGTCGGCGATGTCACCGGCCGCTGGCCATTCGACCAGTCGCTTGAGAGTGACCCCGAACTGTCATCAGCGAGGAACAGATGTCCACCAAGACCGCAATATCGGACCCCACCAGCGCACTCAACTCGTCAATCATATCCGAGACGTAACAGACGCTCCAGTCTGCTCTCCAACATCGTGGGCGCACAAATCTACTCCGACAACGCCCATTTCGTGAAGGCCCGGATTTTCCCTCAAGTCGCATCCGATCAATCACCGACCACCACTACGGAGATACCTCCACGAAGCGTTCTACTTCCGCTGACAAATCCGTCAGTCGTTGGCTGCTCTTGGTGCAGTATGACTCGAGACGATGTTCGTCCCACACTCGACACAGAGATAGGCCCCATCGGTGGTCTCAACAACCGGAGCATTACAGGACACACACTTGATTTTCGCATTGCGAACGTCCCGCGGATATCGTCCCATAATCGAACAATATTAGTAATCCTACAAAACTGTTGCCCAGAGTGGGTCTTTATCATCGAAAAAGCCAATAATCATGATAAAAGTTCGATTCCGTCACTGATCCGGAACAG comes from Haloplanus sp. XH21 and encodes:
- a CDS encoding metal-dependent hydrolase, whose product is MPDLLAHVFIAYSLCRVLSWRVPWLTTPYVTVGMVGAFIPDLVKIKLLLPSETMERVLGVPFDWGSLATGGGTLLSVCVGLALLASSERRRGGLVLGLGAGSHLLADSLLLTPTGRSVQLLWPLSQYRVPSPGLYLSTQSEPMLLAGGVAALVWVLDRCWFGGADPAGARDHP
- a CDS encoding sulfatase-like hydrolase/transferase — its product is MTEEELSDFETLYKGEVEYLDRHIGDIIDWVDQNIGFENTVLALFSDHGESLGEHGKLRHGDQFHSGVTHVPCIIKGLNEQGNIHTPVSGIDLMPTFLDYADITIPDSCRGQSIRKYLSESDQSRYVYTQSGKSDDGRVMITDGTWQLVHDISSNERTYFKRTGDSSEHIEEETVPSKDLEKLQTNLEDHMESFEESAQKNASREEAGISKDVEERLQDLGYKEV